A segment of the Acidimicrobiales bacterium genome:
CGCGACTTCGCACCGGCACCCGGACGGCTCTTCTTCCTGCGGACACCGGCCGGGCCGGGCGTGCGCGTCGACCCCGGGGCGGGCCTCGGCGACCCGGTGCCCGGCGACCTCGACGACCCCCTGGTCGCCAGCATCGTGGCCTGGGGCCACGACCGCGCCGAGGCGATGGCCCGCCTGCGGCGCGCCATCCGGGACACGGCGGTGCTCCTCGAGGGCGGGGCCACCGACAAGGGCTTCCTGCTCGAGCTGCTCGACCGGCCCGAGCTGCGGTCGGGCGACCTCGACACCGGCTGGCTCGACCGGCTGCTGGCCGCGGGCGAGCTGCGGTCACGCCACCACGCCGACGTCGCGCTCCTCCAGGCGGCGGTGGACGCCAGCGACGTCGACCGCGGCGCCGACCAGCAGCGGTTCCTGGCCAGCGCGGCGCGCGGACGGCCCGAGGTCGCCCCCGGCGACGGGCGCACGGTGGAGCTCCGGTTCGGCGGCCACCGATACCGCCTGGCCGTGGCCCAGCGCAGCGACGTCCTCTACACGGTCACCACCGACACCGGTCCGGTCGACCTGCGGGTCGAGCACCTGGGCCCGTACGAGCGACGGCTCACCGTAGGCGGTCGCACCTGGCGCACCCTCGCCGCGGTGCGAGGGCCCGACCACGACGTGGAGGTCGAGGGCGTCCCCCACCACCTCCAGCGCGACGACGGCGGCGTGGTACGGGCACCGGCGCCGGCCGTGGTGGTCACGGTGCCGGTCGCACCGGGCGACGAGGTGCAGGCCGGCGACCCGCTGGCGGTGATCGAGACGATGAAGATGGAGCTGGCCGTGTCGGCACCCGGAGCCGGCCGCGTCCGCACCGTGCTGGTCCGCCCCAACGAGCAGGTCGACCGCGGGGCACCGCTCGTGCAGCTCGACCCCCTGCACCGGGCCAGCGAGGAGCACACCGACCGGCTCCAGGCGGCCGCCTCCCCCGTCGTGCCCGTCGACCCCCGGGAGCGCCTGGAGCGCCTGGCCGAGGAGCTGCGGGCTCTCGTGCTCGGCTACGACGTGAGCGCGAGCCGCGCCAGGGTCCTGTCGGGTGAGCTCACCGCGGTGGTGGCCGCGCTCCCCCCGCACGATCCGCCGCTCGTGCGGCTGGAGACCGATGTGCTCGACGCCTTCGCCGACGTGGCCGCGGTCGCCCGCCGGCAGCCCGCCGTCGACGAGGAGGGTGACGAGCACGCGCGCAGCGCCCAGGAGCACCTGTTCGCCTTCCTGCGCAGCCCCGAGCGGGCCCGCGACACCCTGCCGCTCGAGTTCCTCGCGCGGCTCCGCCGCGCCCTCGCCCACTACGGGATCGCCACGCTCGACCGCACCCCGGCCCTCGAAGAGGCCGCCTACTGGCTGTTCCGCGCCCAGCAGCGGGCCGACCAGCAGCTGCCGGTGATCGCCGCGGTGCTCGAGCGCTGGCTGGACCAGGCCGAGCTGTTGGGGCCCCGGGCCACCGACGAGCAACGAGCCCTCCTCGACCGGCTCATCCTCGCCAGCGAGGGTCGGCACCCCACCGTGGGCGACCTGGCGCGCGAGGTCCGCTACCACTGGGTCGACCTGCCGGTGCTGGAGGCGACCCGCCAAGCGGTCGAGCACGACGTGGTGGAGCACCTCGATCGGCTCGCCGCGCACCCCGGCGAGGACGACCGTGAAGACCGCATCGCCGCCCTCGTCAGCTGCCCGTACCCGCTGCACGGCCTGCTCCAGCGGTGGGCCGCGGGGAAGGGCCCCGAGGCGCGCGCCCTCGAGGTCGAGGCGCTGACCCGCCGCTACTACCGCATCCGAGACCTGGAGTACCTGGAGGTCGGCGTCTACGACGGCCTCGCCCTCGCCCGCTCGACGTACCGCCACGAGGGCTCCGTCATCGGCCTGCTCGCCACCGCGGGCGCGTTCGGCGACCTCGGCCTGCTGCTGGCCCGCCTCCGCGACGAGCTGAGCCGCCGCCCGTCCGGGCCCCAGTGGGTCCTCGACCTGTACCTCGACGGGCCGGCGCCGCTCGACGACACCGACGCGTTCATCGAGATCGTCCGGAGCGCGCTGGACGACGCCGGCTTCCCGCCACGGATCCGGCGCGTGGTGGTGGCGGTCACCAACCTCGGCGCCACCCCCGCCCGCGACCGGAGCCGCTACCTCACCTTCCGGCCCGGCGACGGCGGCTTCGTCGAGGACCGCCTCTACCGGGACCTCCAGCCGATGCTGGCCAAGCGGCTCGAGCTGTGGCGCCTCTCACGCTTCTCGCTCACCCGGCTCCCCTCGCAGGCCGGCGTGTCGCTCTTCCATGCCGTCGCCATCGACCAACCCAAGGACGAGCGGGTGTTCGCCCTGGCCGAGGTCCGCGACCTCACCCCGGTGCGCGACCACTCCGGGCACGTCGACGCCGTGCCCGAGCTCGAGCGTGTGCTCGCCGCCGTGGTCGCCGATCTCCGCCGCGCCCTGGCGCCCCTCCCGCCCTCCAAGCGTCCAGTGTGGAACCGCCTGCTCCTCTTCGCCCGGCCGCTCTGGGACTTCACACCCGGCGAGACCCGCGACGTGGCCCGACGCGTGGCGCCGTCCACCCGAGGCCTCGGCCTCGAGGCGGTGGTGCTGCGGGTGCAGATCCCGGATCCGGGCGGCGGCGACCCGCTCGACCGCGAGCTGGTGCTGGCCAGCCCCAACGGGCGCGACGTGGTGGTGCGCGACGACACGCCGTCGGCCGAGCCGATCGAGCCCCTGACCCCGTACCGGCAGCGGGTCGCCCTGCTGGCGCGACGCGGGCTCGCGTACCCCTACGACCTCGTCCGGATGATCGCCCCGTCGGTCGACGATTCCGCGGCCACCGGGTTCCCCGCCGGGGAGTTCGTCGAGCACGACCTCGACGAAGAGCACCGCCTGGTGCCGGTGGTGCGGCCGCCGGGCGAGAACTCGGCCAACCTCGTGGTGGGGGTGATCACGAACCACACCGAGAAGCACCCCGAGGGCATGCGGCGGGTCATCGTGCTGGGCGATCCCAGCCGCAGCCTGGGCTCGTTGGCCGAGGCCGAGTGCCGGCGGATCAACGCCGCGGTCGACCTGGCCGAGTCCATGCGCGTGCCCCTGGAGTGGTTCGCCCTGTCGTCGGGCGCCCGGATCTCGATGGAGACCGGCACCGAGAACATGGACTGGATCGGGGCGGTCCTCCGGCGCCTCATCGAGTTCACCCAGGCGGGGCACGAGGTGAACGTGGTGGTGTGCGGGATCAACGTGGGGGCGCAGCCCTACTGGAACGCCGAAGCCACGATGCTCATGCACACCCGCGGGATCCTGGTGATGATCCCCGAGTCGGCCATGGTGCTCACCGGCAAGCAGTCCCTCGACTTCTCGGGCGGCGTGTCGGCCGAGGACAACCTCGGCATCGGTGGCTTCGAGCGGGTGATGGGGCCGAACGGCCAGGCCCAGTACTGGGCGCCCGACCTCCCGGCCGCGGCGCGACTGCTGCTGCACCACTACGAGCACGCGTACGTGGCACCCGGCGAGCGCTTCCCCCGGCGGGCCGACACCACCGACCCGTTCGACCGGGACGTGCGCGACTCGCCCCACCCCGCCGTCGCCGGCAGCGACTTCACCCGGGTGGGCGACATCTTCTCGGACACGTCGAACCCGGGCCGCAAGAAGCCCTTCGACATCCGCGCCGTCATGCACGCCGCCACCGATCGCGACCGCGCGCCGCTCGAGCGGTGGGCGCGCATGGCCCAGGCCGACACCGTCGTGGTGTGGGACGCCCACGTCGGTGGGATCCCCGTGTGCATGGTGGGCATCGAGGCCCACGCCCTCCCTCGCGACGGCTTCGTGCCCGCCGACGGGCCGCCCTTCTGGACCTCGGGCACCCTCTTCCCTCGCTCGTCGAAGAAGCTGGCCCGAGCCGTGAACTCGGCGAGCGGCAGCCGCCCGCTGGTCGTCATGGCCAACCTGTCGGGCTTCGACGGCTCACCCGAGTCGATGCGAGCCCTGCAGCTGGAGTACGGGGCGGAGATCGGCCGGGCGGTCACCAACTTCCGGGGTCCGATGGTGATGGTGGTGGTGTCCCGCTACCACGGGGGCGCCTTCGTGGTGTTCTCCAAGGCCCTCAACGAGCGGCTCGAGATCGCGGCGGTCGAGGGCTCGTACGCGTCCGTGATCGGCGGTGCGCCCGCGGCCGCAGTGGTCTTCGCCAAGGAGGTCGACCAGCGCACCCAGGCCGACCCCCAGGTCGCGGCGGTGCGGGAGCGGCTCGGGTCGGCTTCCGGCGCCGAGGCCGCCGCCCTCCGCCGCGAGCTGGCCGAGGTCGTCGAGACCGTCCGCTCGCAGAAGCTCGGCGAGGTGGCCGACGAGTACGACCACATCCACGACATCAACCGGGCCCTGCGCATGGGCTCCGTCGACCGCATCATCGCGGGTGCGGCGATCCGCCCGTACCTGATCGATGCCCTGGAGCGGGGGATGGCGGCCGAGCCCGGTCCGTCCGGACCCCCGGCTGGCGACCGCTAGCCCGGGACCCCGTCCGGCAGCGACAGCCGGCTCTCCACCCGCACCACGCCGTCGACGGCCGACGCGGCCTGCTCGAGATCCCGGCGGGCGGTCTCGTGGGGCACGTCGCCCCGCAGCACCACGACCCCGTCGCGCACGTCGACGGCCGGCTGGGGGAGGTGCCACGTGCGGGGGGCCTGCGACAGCTCCCGCTCCACCGCCCCGGCGAGCTCGTCGTCGGACACACGGCCCCGGCCCACGAGCGCCAGCAGCCGGGCGCGCAGCTGACGGCCCGGCACGGGTGCCACCAGCAGGCCGATGAGCACCCCCATGCCGATCAGGGCCAGGCGGCGGTAGCCCACCAGCCTCCCGGCCCGCACCCCGGCCGTGTAGCTGGCCCCGAGGGTCGCGCCCGCGACCCGGGCCGGCAGCAGGGCGATCCGTGCCAGCAACCTCATCGCCGTCCCCTCCCCCGGGGCCAGGCCCCGCTCACGCGAACAGGGCGTCCACGAACTCGACCGGATCGAACGGCACCAGGTCCTCGACCGTCTCCCCCAGGCCCACCAGCTTCACGGGGATGCCCAGCTCGCCCTGGATCGCCAGGACGATGCCGCCCTTGGCCGACCCGTCGAGCTTGGTGAGCACGACACCGGTCACGTCCACCGCGTCCGTGAACTGGCGAGCCTGCGTGAGGCCGTTCTGACCAGTGGTCGCATCGAGCACGAGGAGCACCTCGGTGACCCGGCCCGGATCCCGGTCGGCGACCCGGCGGACCTTCTTCAGCTCCTCCATCAGGTTGACCTTGGTGTGCAGGCGGCCGGCGGTGTCGGCCAGGACGAGGTCGTAGCCGCGCGAGCCCGCCCGCTCGACCGCGTCGAAGATGACCGCGCTCGGGTCGCCTCCCTCGGCGCCGCGCACCAGGTCGGCTCCTGCCCGCTCGGCCCAGACCTCGAGCTGCTCGCCGGCCGCCGCACGGAAGGTGTCGCCCGCCGCCATGACCACGGTGCGCCCGCCGGCGATCTCCTGCTTGGCGACCTTCCCGATCGTGGTGGTCTTGCCGACGCCGTTGACCCCGACGAAGAGCCACACGTTGGGCCTGCCGTCCTCGAACGCGAGGGAGCGGTCGGCATCGCCGAGGCGGTCGACGAGCTCGGCCTTGAGAGCCTCGAGGAGCTCGTCGGGCGTGACGATGCCCCGCTCCCTCACGGTCGCCCTCAGCTCCTCGACCAGGGCGCCGGTGAGCGTCACCCCGACGTCGGCGCGGATCAGGGCCTCCTCGATCTCGTCCCACGTGTCCTCGTCGATGGTGGAGCGGGAGCGGATGGCACCGACGTAGGTCGCGAGCAGGGTCCGAGCCTTGGACAGACGGTCGCGGAACCGAGGCTTGGCGGGCGCCTCGACAGGGACCGCCTCGGCCTCGACCACCTCCACGGCGGCGGCCTCGACGACCTCCTCGAGGGGCGGGGCCTCGACGACCGGTGGCACCTCGACCGCAGGCGCCTCCACTTCGAGCGCCTCGACGGCCGCCGCCTCGACGACCTCCTCGAGGGGCGGCGCCTCGACGACCGGTGGCACCTCGAGGGGCGGGGCCTCGACGACCGGTGGCACCTCGAGGGGCGGGGCCTCGGCGACCGGTGGCACCTCGAGGGGCGGGGCCTCGGCGACCGGTGGGGCCGCCGGCGAGGGCGGCGGCGGGGACACCGGCCGAGCGGGTGGGCGGGTGATCGGGGGCTCGACGCCCGGGGCACGCCGCCGCCGGACGATGATCACCCCGAACCCGAACACGAGGACCAGCAGGGCGAGGACGAGGAAGAGGACCTCCATGGCGCCCGGCAGCCTAGCCAGGGGCCGCGGTGGACCCGGCCGGCGGGCGCCGCCGGCGGCGTACGATGCCCGCCACCGGCCAGAGGAGTGCGCGATGAGCGACCAGCCCGCCGACCCGTCACCCTGGGCGACCCCGGGGATCCCGCCGCCCGGGGCCGGCGCCGCACCCCCACCCCCGCCCGGTGGGTCGCCGCCTCCTCCGCCGCCTCCTCCGCCCCCGCCCCCACCCCCGCCCTCGGCCCCGTGGGCGCCGCCGGCCGCCGGCGAGCCCCTGCCGGCGGCGCCTGCCGGGCCGCCGGGGTGGACGCCCGGCACGGTGCACTGCCGCACCTGCGACACCCTGCTCCCGTCCAACGCGCTGGTGTGCAGCACGTGCGGCGCGCCCCCGTGGGCCGGCGCCGGCTACTGCCAGACCTGCGGGGCGCCCACCTATCCGACGGCCACGATCTGCACGGCGTGCGGGTCCCGGCTGGGGGCCGCCGGCGCCAGGTCGAAGCTCACCGCCGGCCTGCTCGGGATCTTCCTCGGCGGCCTCGGGGTGCACCGCTTCTACCTGGGCTACACCGGGATCGGCGTCGTCCAGATCGTGGTCACGATCCTCACCTGCGGGCTGGGCTCCCTGTGGGGCTTCATCGAGGGGATCATGATCCTCGTGGGCAGCATCGACCGCGACGCCGAGGGGCGACCGCTCACCGACTGATGGGCGCGCCCGCCCCCGGGCGTCAGGCCGGGCTGGCGACCCGCTCGGACACGACCCGGGACGACCCGCCGGGCTGCATGGTGACGCCGAACAGGCAGTCGGCGGCCTCCATCGTGCGCTTCTGGTGGCTCACGATCAGCAGCTGCGCCTCGTCGCGGAACTCGTGCACGAGGTCGAGGAACCGGTGGAGGTTGACGTCGTCGAGCGCGGCCTCCACCTCGTCCATCACGTAGAACGGCGACGGCCGGCTCCGGAAGACCGCGAACAGGAAGGCGAGGGCCGTGAGCGAGCGCTCGCCGCCCGAGAGGAGCGACAGCTTCCGGACGTTCTTGCCCGACGGCCTGGCCTCGACCTCGATGCCGGTGTCGAGCAGGTCCTCGGGATCGGTGAGGCGCAGCGAGCCGCTGCCGCCGGGGAACAGCGTCTGGAAGAGCTGCTCGAAGTTGGCGGCCACGTCGGCATAGGCCGCCGTGAACACGCTCACGATCTCGGCGTCGACGGCGCGGATCACCCGGGCCAGGTCGCGGCGGGTGGAGCGCACGTCCTCGAGCTGGGCCTCGAGGAAGGCGTGGCGCTCCTCGAGCGCCGTGTACTCCTCGAGCGCGAGCGGGTTGATCGGGCCGAGCAGCTTCAGCTCACGGTCGAGCTCGCGGGCCCGGGCAGCCGGCGAGACGCCCTCGGCCAGGTCCGGGCACGGGCTGGCGATGGCCACGTCGGGGTCGACGTCGAGCTCGCGGCGGAGCGTCTCGACGGCCGCCTCGAGCCGCAGGCGGGTCTCGGCCTCCTCGATCTCGCCCCGACGGCTGCGCTCCCGCAGCTCCTCCAGCCGGCGCTCGGTGTCGAGCCGCTCCCGCCGGGCTCGGTCGAGGCCCTCCGCGGCGACCCGAGCGGCCTCCGACTGCCGGCGCCGCCGGTCGCGCAGCTCGGTGAGCTCGCCGTCGACGACGGTGGCGTGGCCGGCGACCACTGCCGCCAGGCGGTCGAGGGCGACCAGTCGCTGGTCGAGCCGGCGACGCCGGAGCTCGGCCTCGTGGCGCTGCTCGGTGTCGTGCTGCAGGCGCTGCTCGACCTCGTCCAGCCGGCGGCGCAGGTACTGCCGCCGCTCGTCGAGGCCGGCCGCCCGCACCTCGAGGTCGGTGCGGAGCGCCCCCACGGCCGCGGCCCGCTCGTCCAGCCGTGACCGGGCGGCCGCCGCGGCGCGCGCCTGCTCGGCCGCGGCGCCCTCGTCGGCCTCCAGGGCGGGCAGCTCCTGCTCCAGCTCCTCCATGCGCCGCCGTTCCCGCTCGGCCCGGCCAGCGACCTCGTGGAGGTGCGAGCGGAGCGCCTCGGTCTCGGTGCCCACGTCGCGCTGGTCGGCCGACAGCCGGGCCAGCGCGTCGGCAGCCGCGGTGAGGCGGCCGTCGTTGTCGTCGAGACGGCGGGCCACGTCGGCCTCGGCCGCCCGTGCCGCGGTGAGCTCGGCCCGGGCGGCGGCGACGGCCTGCTCGGCCACGACGAGGGCGTGGGCGGCAGCGTCGGCGCGCTGCTCGGCCTCCTCGAGGGCGGCCCGCGTGGCGCCCCCGCCGCCCGCACCCAGCCGCCAGCCGCCAGGGCCGAAGCGGTCACCCGCGCGGGTGACCACCACCACGCCCGGGTGGGCCAGCGCGGCGTCGAGGGCCTCGACCCAACCACCGTCGACCACCACGGCCGCGCCGAGGAGGGCGTCGAGCAGCGCGGCCACGCCGGCACGCGACGCCCGCACGTGGGCGCGCACCGGCACGCCACCCGCCGCGGCGACGCTCGGCCCCGAGCCGAGCGGACCGCGACCCGCGGCCAGCACCGCACCGGCGGCGCCCCCGGCATCGAGGGCGCCCAGCGCGCGGCGAGCGGCGCCCGGGTCCTCGACCACGACGGCGGCCAGGGCCTCACCGGCGGCCGCCTCGAACGCGGCCTCCCAGCCCTCGTCCACCTCCACCAGGTCGAGCAGGGTGCCGAGCACCCCGTCCACCTCGGCCAGGCGCTCCGCGCCGGCGCGGGCCCGTGCCTGGTCGAGGGCCAGGGCGAGGGCCTCCACCCGGGCCGCCCCGGAGTGGCGCTCGCGCTCCGCAGCTCGCCGCGCCGCCTCGGCCGCCTCGGCCGTCGCCTCCGCCGTGATCCGGCGGGCCTCGGCCTGCTCCAGCTCGGCGACCAGCGGCAGCTCGGCCGCCTCGGTGACCCGGAGCTGCGCACGCAGCCGCTCCGCCTCGGCCGCCAGCCGCTGCGCCTTGCCGTCGAGCGCCGCCAGCCGGCCCTGCACGCGCCCCAGCTCGGCGTCAGCCCTGCCGAGGGCGTCGCGCAGCGCCGCCAGCTCGCCCCGCACCTCGGCGGCCCGGCCGGACGGTGGCGCCACCGCCGCCACCCCGGCGGCCTCGAAGCCGGCACGGTCGGCGGCCAGGGCCGCCTCGGCCTCGGCCAGCTCGGCGGCACGCGGGACGAGAGCCTCGGCCTCGGCCTCCACCTCGGCCAGCTCGGCGGCCAGCCGGGCCGCCTCGGCCTCGAGCGTGGCCACCACTGCCTGGTCCATCAGGGCGCCGCGCTCGCGCTCGAGGGTGCGGTGACGCTCGACCAGCACCGCTCCCAGGCCCCGGGCCCGCTCGCGCAGGGCCTCCAGCCGGGCGAGGGCGTCGCCCAGGTCGGTGCCGCCCAGACCCGACAGCTCGGCCTCGCAGGCGAGCACCCGGGCGTCGAGCTCTGCCAGGGAGGCCTTCAGCGCCCGCTCGTCGGCGGCCAGCGTGGCCCGCTGGCCGGCAGCGGCCGCCAGACGCCCCCGCAGCGCCGCCAGCTCCCGGCCGGCCAGGTGGAGCCTCACGGCGGTGAGGTCGGCCACGAGAGCCCCGTGGCGCTGGGCCGCCTCGGCCTGGCGCTGCAGCGGCCGGAGCTGGCGGCGCACCTCGCGGAGCAGGTCCTGCACGCGGAGGAGGTTCGCCTCGGTCGCCTCGAGCCGGCGCTCGGCCTTCTCCTTGCGCCGCCGGTACTTGAGGACGCCCGCCGCCTCCTCCACGATCAGCCGGCGCTCCTCGGGCCGGGCGTTGAGCACCGCGTCGATCTGACCCTGCGACACGATCACGTGCTGCTGGCGGCCCACGCCGGCGTCGGACAGCAGCTCCTGCACGTCGAGCAGGCGGCTGGGCACGCCGTTGATGGCGTACTCGCTCTCGCCGGTTCGGAACAGCGTGCGGGTGATCGTCACCTCGGAGAGCTCGAGGGGGAGCAGGCCCGCCGAGTTGTCGATGGTGAGGGCCACCTCGGCCCGCCCGAGCGCCGGGCGCCGGGCCGTGCCGGCGAAGATGACGTCGTCCATCTTCTGCGAGCGCACCGTGCTGGGCGCCTGGGCGCCCAGCACCCAGGCGATGGCGTCGACGATGTTGGACTTGCCGCTCCCGTTGGGGCCCACGACCACGGTGACCCCGGGTTCGAGCTCGAGGGTGGCCGGGTCGGCGAACGACTTGAACCCCTTGAGCGTCAGCGACTTGAGGAACACGAAGCGCACTCCCGGTGTCGGGCCAGTGGACCGACGCTAGCCACCCCCGCCGAGGGAGGCGCGCACCCGGTCTGACCTGCGGTGACGACCCCGCACCGGCCCCGGCTGGCCGCCGGCCGGCACCGGCTCGACGGGTGGCGCCCGACGGAGGCGGGCACGCGCCCGAGGGGCGGGGCCCGACCGCAGGCCGTCAGCGCTGGCAGGTCGGGCAGAAGTAGGCGGAGCGACCGGACCAGCGGGCCCGCTCGACGGGCGTCCCGCAGCGCCGGCAGGCCTGCCCGGCCCGCCCGTACACCCGGTGGCGCTGCTGGTAGCGCCCGGGTCGACCGACCGGATCGACGTACTGGCCGTCTCCCAGCGTGGAGCCGCCGGCGCGGATGGCGGCGAGGAGCGTCGTGCGGACGGCCCGGCGCAGGGTCGCGACCTCGTCGCCGGACACGGTGTCGGCCCGCCGGTCGAAGCGCAGCCCGGCGGCGTGCAGCGCCTCGTCGGCGTAGATGCTCCCGAGCCCGGCGATGGCCCGCTGGTCGGTGAGCACGTCCTTCAGCCGGCGGCGGCTGCGGCCGAGCACGGCGCGCAGCTGGCCCGGCGTGCGGAGCTCGTCCAGGGCGTCGGGGCCCAGCCCGGCAAGCTCCGGCGGCAGCCGCCGCCGCCCCGCGGGCACCGACACGAACAGCTCGCCGAACGTGCGGGGGTCGACGAAGCGCAGCTCGCGGCCGTCGTCGAGGGTGAGCACCGCACGGGTGTGGGGTGGCCTCGCCTCGGCGGGACCCCGGGCGAGGCGCAGCTGGCCGCTCATCCGCAGGTGCACCACCAGCACCTCGGCGGTGTCGAGGGGCACGAGCAGGTACTTCCCGCGCCGGCGCACCCCTTCGACCCGGGCTCCGCCGAGGCGCGCCACCAGCTCCTCGACCGGTTGGCGCCGCACGGTGCGGGCCCCCGACACCTCGACGTGGCGGACGCGGACCCCGCCCAGGGCCTCGGCCAGCCCGCGCCGAACCGTCTCCACCTCGGGGAGCTCAGGCATCGCCGGCCGGGTCCGAACCCCCCGAGAGCCGCGCCAGCGCCATCCGGGCCGCAGCCTGCTGCGCCTGCTTCTTCGACCGACCCTCGCCCCGGCCCAGCTCCTCTCCGGCGAGGGTGACGGTGGCGAAGAAGCGGCGGTCGTGATCGGGGCCCTCCTGGGCGATCCGGTAGACGGGCCCCACCCCGTGGCGCTGGACCCCCAGCTCCTGCAGCGCGGTCTTGGCGTCGTGCACGGCCGCGCCGGCGGCGATCGCGTCGATGCGAGGGCCGAGCAGGCCCAGGACCACGCGCCGGGCAACCGGCAGGCCGCCGTCGAGGTACAGCGCGCCCACCAGGGCCTCGAAGGCGTCGGCGAGGATCGACTGCTTGGTCCGGCCGCCGGCGCCGTCCTCGCCCTTCCCCAGCAGCAGGGCGGGCCCCAGCCCCAGCTCGGCTGCGACCTCGGCCAGGGCCCCGGCGTTCACCACCGACTTGCGCACGTCGGTGAGATCGCCCTCGGGGAGGTCGGGGAACTGCCGGAAGGCGTGCTCGGCGACCACCAGGCCAACCACCGCGTCGCCGAGGAACTCGAGGCGCTCGTTCGACGGCTCGTCGCCCTCCTCCTGCTCGCTGCACCAGGAGCGGTGGGCCAGCGCCAGGCGGAACAGGCTCCGGTCGGTGAAGACGTAGCCGAGCCGCTCCAGGAGGGAGGCGGCCGCGTCGGTCACGATCGGGGTCGAGGCCCCGTCAGGACACGCGGGCGACGACGTAGTCGACGGCGTCGCGGACGGTCTTCAGGTCCTCGAGGTCCTCGTCGTCGATGCGGAACCCCACGGTGCGGTCGGCCAGCTCCTCCTCGAGGGCCTCGACCAGCTCGATCAGCGCCAGCGAGTCGGCCTCCAGGTCGTCGGCGAACGACGCGCCCTCGCTGATCGCCGAGGGGTCGATCTCGAGGATGTCGGCCAGCCGGTCGCGGACGAGATCGAACACCTGCTGGCGATCCATGGGGCTCTGCTCCACGTGGGTCTCGGCGGGCACGGTGGCTCCCGGGGTCGGACGGCGAGGGGCGATGCTAGCGCCGGCGGCCCGGCCGACCGGCTCAGGACGCGATCGCCTGCCGCAGCTTGGCGACCAGATCGGCCTCGACCATCTCCTCGGCCACGCGCACCGCGTTCACGACGGCCCGGGCCGACGACGACCCGTGGCTGATGATGCACACGCCGTCGACCCCGAGCAGCATCGCGCCACCGGTGGTCTCGGGATCGAGCTGGTCGTAGAGCGGGGCGAGGGCCGGGGCCAGCAGGCGGGCACCCTCGCGGGCCTCGTCGGACGAGTCGAAGGCGACCAGGATGGCCGTGATCAGGCCGCGGAGCGCGCCCTCCAGCGTCTTCAGCACGACGTTGCCCGTGAACCCGTCGGTGACCACCACGTCGACCGCGTCGCTCATCACGTCCCGGCCTTCGACGTTGCCGATGAACCCGGCACCCAGGTCGACGGCCCAGTCGCCCTCGTCGGCGAGCAGCCGGTGGACCTCCTTGACCAGACCGGTGCCCTTGGTGGGCTCCTCGCCGATCGACAGCAGCCCCACCCGTGGGGCCGTGACCCCGAAGCGCTCGCGGGCGAGCACCGCGCCCATCTGGGCGAACTGCACGAGCCACTCCGGCTGGCACTCGGAGTTGGCGCCCGCGTCGATGAGCACGGTGTGACCGGAGCCGGGACACGGGATCGGCGTGGCGATGGCCGGTCGGGCGACACCCTTGATGCGGCCCATCCGCAGCAGCGCGCTGGCCATCGTGGCACCGGTGTTGCCGGCGCTCACCATGGCCGATGCCCGGCCGTCGCGGACGGCCTCGGCGGCCCGGACGAGCGACGAGTCCTTCTTGCGCCGGACCGCGCTGCCGGGCTCCTCGTGCATCTCGATGACCTCGGAGGCCTCGATCAGCTCCAGGCCGCCGGTGTCACCGACGGCGTCGGCCCTGCCGACCAGGACGATCGGCACCCCGAGCTCCTCGGCGGCCCGCCGGGCGCCCGCGACGATCTCGCCGGGGGCGAGATCGCCCCCCATGGCGTCGATGGCGATGGGCAGCACGGACCTGGTCGCGGGGTCGGGAGGGCGGGCCGGACCGGACTCAGTCGACGTCGATCACCTGACGGCCGGCGTACCAGCCGCAGGAGCCGCACACGACGTGGGGCAGCTTGGCCGAACCGCAGCGGGGGCACACGCTGCGAGGCGGCACGCTGAGCCGCCAGGCCGACGCCCGCCGGCTGCGGCTCTTGGCCTTCGAGGTCTTCTTCTTGGGAACGGCCATCGTGGGAGGTCCTGGGTCGGAGGACGAGCCGAGGAAGCCTACTGCGGAGGACCCGGGG
Coding sequences within it:
- a CDS encoding fused acetyl/propionyl-CoA carboxylase subunit alpha/methylmalonyl-CoA decarboxylase subunit alpha, producing MAQQIHRIAIVHRGEAATRLVDAVTELNSEPGWSLRTVALYTEPDRHALFVRRADEAVGLGPATVPDPAGGPPRPAYVDPARLEAALLESRADAAWPGWGFVAEAAWFAERCEAMGITFIGPSPAVLSRLADPAVVRTLAESADVATAPADLDPSRRLRHVEVPVVADADGTVWTLGVRDRTVQRRGFRVLVESACPTLEPARGDDLAEAARRLVGAAGLVGVGSVGFLVDPESGAWWLHGVVPRLQVGHGVTEAVAGVDLVKLQLHLAGGGRLGGAPPASWGHAVTVRISALDPSRDFAPAPGRLFFLRTPAGPGVRVDPGAGLGDPVPGDLDDPLVASIVAWGHDRAEAMARLRRAIRDTAVLLEGGATDKGFLLELLDRPELRSGDLDTGWLDRLLAAGELRSRHHADVALLQAAVDASDVDRGADQQRFLASAARGRPEVAPGDGRTVELRFGGHRYRLAVAQRSDVLYTVTTDTGPVDLRVEHLGPYERRLTVGGRTWRTLAAVRGPDHDVEVEGVPHHLQRDDGGVVRAPAPAVVVTVPVAPGDEVQAGDPLAVIETMKMELAVSAPGAGRVRTVLVRPNEQVDRGAPLVQLDPLHRASEEHTDRLQAAASPVVPVDPRERLERLAEELRALVLGYDVSASRARVLSGELTAVVAALPPHDPPLVRLETDVLDAFADVAAVARRQPAVDEEGDEHARSAQEHLFAFLRSPERARDTLPLEFLARLRRALAHYGIATLDRTPALEEAAYWLFRAQQRADQQLPVIAAVLERWLDQAELLGPRATDEQRALLDRLILASEGRHPTVGDLAREVRYHWVDLPVLEATRQAVEHDVVEHLDRLAAHPGEDDREDRIAALVSCPYPLHGLLQRWAAGKGPEARALEVEALTRRYYRIRDLEYLEVGVYDGLALARSTYRHEGSVIGLLATAGAFGDLGLLLARLRDELSRRPSGPQWVLDLYLDGPAPLDDTDAFIEIVRSALDDAGFPPRIRRVVVAVTNLGATPARDRSRYLTFRPGDGGFVEDRLYRDLQPMLAKRLELWRLSRFSLTRLPSQAGVSLFHAVAIDQPKDERVFALAEVRDLTPVRDHSGHVDAVPELERVLAAVVADLRRALAPLPPSKRPVWNRLLLFARPLWDFTPGETRDVARRVAPSTRGLGLEAVVLRVQIPDPGGGDPLDRELVLASPNGRDVVVRDDTPSAEPIEPLTPYRQRVALLARRGLAYPYDLVRMIAPSVDDSAATGFPAGEFVEHDLDEEHRLVPVVRPPGENSANLVVGVITNHTEKHPEGMRRVIVLGDPSRSLGSLAEAECRRINAAVDLAESMRVPLEWFALSSGARISMETGTENMDWIGAVLRRLIEFTQAGHEVNVVVCGINVGAQPYWNAEATMLMHTRGILVMIPESAMVLTGKQSLDFSGGVSAEDNLGIGGFERVMGPNGQAQYWAPDLPAAARLLLHHYEHAYVAPGERFPRRADTTDPFDRDVRDSPHPAVAGSDFTRVGDIFSDTSNPGRKKPFDIRAVMHAATDRDRAPLERWARMAQADTVVVWDAHVGGIPVCMVGIEAHALPRDGFVPADGPPFWTSGTLFPRSSKKLARAVNSASGSRPLVVMANLSGFDGSPESMRALQLEYGAEIGRAVTNFRGPMVMVVVSRYHGGAFVVFSKALNERLEIAAVEGSYASVIGGAPAAAVVFAKEVDQRTQADPQVAAVRERLGSASGAEAAALRRELAEVVETVRSQKLGEVADEYDHIHDINRALRMGSVDRIIAGAAIRPYLIDALERGMAAEPGPSGPPAGDR
- a CDS encoding BON domain-containing protein, which gives rise to MRLLARIALLPARVAGATLGASYTAGVRAGRLVGYRRLALIGMGVLIGLLVAPVPGRQLRARLLALVGRGRVSDDELAGAVERELSQAPRTWHLPQPAVDVRDGVVVLRGDVPHETARRDLEQAASAVDGVVRVESRLSLPDGVPG